The Pseudomonadota bacterium genomic sequence GAATCCGAGTACAGAGTCTTGCCAAGAATTACATTAGTAGTCTTGACATAATCCTGCATTTCTTTTGAAAGACTTGCCATATCCGGCTCATTGCCATCCATGGTTGCATAAATCAGGTCAATAATATCCTGACGTTTGCCTTTTGCAATTTCAGTCAGTTGCAAGTCAAGAGGATCTGAGATAACCGAATACATACCTTTTCTTCCAAGCATAACCATGTATGTCTGATTCAGAATAGGACGCAGATGAACCGGCGGTCCATTGGAAATATTTGACAGACCACATGTGCTCTTTGCACCTGGAGCTATATCTTCAATCATTGCCTGAAACTCCATAAGGCTGATAAGCTGAGGCTGCTGGATATTAACAGGTGTTACTATGCCATCTACCCAGATTTTTTCATTCGGAATACCTGCTTCATTTGCGGCATATAAAAGTTCAACACAAAGTGCGGCACGTTCATTCTCATCACGAGGAAGACCGTCAGGCCCCCACATGAGCGCTATAAAATCCGCATTATACTCTGCTGCAAGAGGAATCATTTTCTCATATCTCTCAGGACGGCACATGATGGAATTGATAAGAGGCGGAAGTTTACAAACTTTTAAAGCCGCTTCAATTGCGCCTATGTTTGATGTATCTAAGACCAGAGGAACATCACTTACTACTTCCTGAACCACTTCAACAACCCATGGCATAAGTTCATGACCGTCTTTTTTTGCCGGCCCAAGATTTATATCGATATAATCCATACCCTTTTCTTTTTGAAAAAGAGCCTCTTCCTGGATCGGTTTCGGATCGCGTTCTTTGAAGGCCTTCCCGATCTTTTTTGAAATAACATTTAAGCTTTCACCAATAAGTAACATACGACCTCCCCGTTTATTTGCTAACGGTTGTTAATGGCAGCGGTTCTCCTGTTTGTAAAAGAAAACCGCCACCTTCTTATTATTACATTGCCTTCAAAAATGCCGGAATATGTGCTGCTTCACGCGGACCAACCTTAATTGTCCATCCGGGAAGCTCTTCTTCCATATCACCTGCAATTGCTGCAGCATAGCCAGGAATAATAATCTGCTGATGCTTTACCTTGTCAGTAATACCGCACTTTTTAACAAATACTCCGACATCATCGCCCGAAAATTTTCCGGCAGCCCATGCAGTCATAACCGAAAGGCCTTCTGAATCTTTTATCAACAACCATGCCGGAATCTTACTGCTTTCAATTTCACCTGAAACGATAAAATAAGTAAGAGCAAAATTTGTTGTAATAAGCACGGGTGAATTTTCATCAGGATTCCCGATTGGATAAATTCCCTCTGTTACTGTCATCGGTCTTTGCGGATCAGTGAATATATTGAGTCTTTCAAGAAGAAGAGGAAATACACTCTCGCTCTTGAAATCAGACATTACTACAATACCGCCATATTTGGCTACATGCGTTGCAGCAATAAGAGTTTCCATATCAAGGTTTGAAGCCATCTCGCATGGAAATGTTATTGTTGAAAAACCAAGAGATCTGTTTCCTGATTTAAGAGCTGCACGTCTTATAGCAACCAAATCTTCTAACGACTGCTTAATTTCTCTTGAGCCCGGATCAACTATAAGGTCTTTTAAACCCATACCGGTCAGCTTATCTGTAAGAGGAATCAAGCCTTCAACGGAATTTGCCTTAACTGCAAGAGGCAGATCATTTGCTTTTGCTATCTCACCCATTGCATCAACATTGCCTTCTGTTGCAGCATATATTAAAGGTTTCTTAAATTTACATGCTTCTACTCCGGCTTTCATTACATCTGCATTGTCACTCATAAGAATGAGATTGAATTCAGAAGTTTCGGCAATTAATTTTGCCTTCTTTGCGAATTCTTTTCCATCACCTTTTGCATCCTTAAGAGCAATAATTTCAGGCCTTAAATTCAACCCAACTCTTTCATACTGAAAAGCATTCCAGACTTTAAGCTTATCTTTAAGCTCAGCATCCTTAATATCGGAATTAACAAGAGCAGCAAATGCTGTCGGGTTGAAAAATGTTTTTTCATGGCGGTATTGTACAGTCTCGCCACCGGTCGTAATCGAACGGACGCCTTTCCCAACAACAACAGGTCGTATAGGAGGCGCTGAAGCCGCTGAGAGTTGTTCTTTAGCTTCGTCAGAAACATATGGACAGCTATCAAGCTCAGCCTTGCCGGATGCCAGGTTCATGGCAAATGCAAGGCATGTGGGAACGCCACACTCCTTACAGTTGGTTTTTGGCAGGAGTTTGAATATCTGAATACCAGTTAATGCCATTTTTATCTCCTTATTTAATTAAAATACAAAAAATTCTTATTTGCCGGCTTTTTCAATTATCCTAACAGCGAAGGCATGGTAAGAGCCGGGTGTCCAACTTTCTGAAGAAAAGGCATAATTTCTTCTTCAGTGATTCCAACTGTCTCATCAGCGATCATATCATACAGATTGGGATATCCAAGTGCTGTCCCTCTTTTTATTATTCTGTCCTTGATCTCTTCTTTCAGACTCTTTGGCATCCAAACCATTCTTAATAGCCCGCCATCACCTAAGAGAAATTTTCCCTGAGTGACATTAAATTTTGAATGTCCCACAAAGCCTGGAGATGATGCTCCTCCACCCATGACACCTGCCAGTGTAGTGAACTTCATACCACATGGTGTTTCACCCGAGTAGTCACGGTGAACAGTCATAACTCCGTTGCATGTAGGTAATGTGGCTGCAATAGCTTCGCAGCAACCGCATGTTGTCATCGGATCTTTAATCATCGAGTAGAAATTATAGTGCGTAACAGCGCCTCTTGAGGCCTTAAATATAAAGTCGTTAACACCCTTCCATTGTCCAAGAACCGGATCAAGACATTCGCCCTTTTCAATCGGCTGATTTGGGCCGGTCGGATTGATTTCAAAAGAAGCCTTGCAGTCCATCCAGTTATATGCTCCACAAAGGCCTGTTCTTTCAGGACTTACCGTACAAACATGGTTTGGAGCAAAAGACTGGCAAAGAGTACATGAATAATATGTTTCAACCGATTCATCGGTCATCTTTTCAACGCGCTCATCTCTGGTCCTGTATTCAGCTCTCGCACGTTTTGCTAGTTTCTCAACATCTTCTTTCTTGGTGTAAAGCGTTACCTGAACCTTGTCCACTATTTTCTGGAAATCCTGATGGAACTTAGCATGAAGCACAACACCGATGTCTTTAAGAGAAAAGCCCTTGTCTACCGCTGCCTTGCTTACACGAACCCATGCGATATCTCTTTGTCCGATATGCATTATGCTCTGTATGTAGTTTACAAGGTGATGAATCTGACGTTCTAAAATCGGCTCAAAATCGGCCTGGAATTCACGACCGGCAATCTGAACATAGATTCCGAGATCAAATGATGCACCCGGCTTTACGTCTTTAATGTCAGGTCCGATAACTTCGACCTTGCCGTCTTCAATTTCATTCATCTCTGCCATTTTGACAAGCTCAATTGCCGTGCTCTTGCCACCACCCATCTGGCAGTAAAGATCGGCGCCTCTTACACGCTCGCCTTCATAAGCAGGACCAAAAGAGCATGGAATATCTATCTTTGAAACAGTTACCTTGAGGCCTCTGATTTCAACCGATCTCTGTACCATTTCATCGTGAGGTACATTAGCCACAACATGCTCATATGTACATATACCGGTTGGAAGAATCTCAGGAATATCCGTATCTGCAAGAGTCGGAAAGCCCCAGTTAACACAACCAGCTGCTGCTGCTGCCCATTCGGCGTTAACATCGCCAAGAGCGTTAACGAAAGCAAAAACACGGTCCTTATTATAAAGAAGCATGCGCTTGTAATCACCCGGCTTGATTCCACCAAATGCCATAGCAGCCCTGTTTGCAAAACCAAGTGCAAATATAGCTGAAGAGATATCAGGACCGAAAGGCACTATTCTCGTATTCCAGCCTATCTGTACTCCGGCTTCAATAAGCTGTTCAGCAACTGTTGTTCCGTTCTGGTTTGCGGCCAGGAAGATATAAAGACTTCTTTTCTGGTATTCTTCAACAATTAATTTCGCAGTTTCCGGATCAGGTGCAGCACCGACAATAGCTGCAAATCCGGGAGCAGAGCCATCAACAAACTCAACGCCTCTTTTTCTGAAAACAGTGTCGTCCGCTGCTCCCAGCCATATTTTTCCTGCTTCCTGATCAATATCTTCGGAATGAAGATAAAAATCGGGAGTATTTAAATATCTTATTGCTTCTTCAATTTCAAAAGCAAAAAGGGCTGCCATACCTGCATCAAGAAGAGGTCCAAGATAAGGAAGATGATGGCTTCCTTTTACATGGGGAGGCAAAAGACCTCTTGCAAATTCCAAGGGTTTTTTCATGTCTTCAAGGGTTTCGACTTTCATGCCCAGAAGAGAATATATTACCGGAAGGTAATAAGCCGTATTGGGAAACCCGACTTTTGTGTCGGCACTATAGGTTGCAAGGGCCTTTTTGTATAAACCTTCAACCTTTGATACTATATTGTATCCGCCCTGAATGGCGGCAAATGCTACTAATCTTGACATATGTTCCTCCTTCGTTGAGGATTATTCTAACCTCAGTATTAAATATGCAAACATGCCGCAATTACATTGCTTCCAATTTCATACGGTCAGCCATATCCATGAGCACTCTGTCTCTAGCTTTGTCTATACCGAGAGCCTTGCGCTTTTTATCTATATGGGCAATCATCTTGTGGGCATGTTTGATAGGATCAGCTTCGCAATCCCACATTCCGCCGTAAATCTTCTCAAGATCCTTGTACATATAGTCCTGGAAAACCGGCGCGCCGCTCATAGGCAGATGTAAGCCAAACACCGTATAGACGCCTGAAGTTACAAAATAGTGCCCTATACTGATGGCTTTTTCACTCATCCATTCGGGAGCGCTTCCGGCCAAGGGCAAATCACAGATGTCTTTTCCAAGACCGCCCGCCTTAACCACTTCGGTGGCGGCTAACAGCAGACGGCTGTTGTCAACACATGAACCCATATGCAAAACAGGTGGAATACCAACTGTTTCACAAACTTCGGCAAGTCCGGGTCCGCAATAAACCGCAGCGGTTTCAGGAGTTAAAAGACCTTCCATTGCGCATGCTATTCCGTTACAACCTGTTGTAAGAACAATTACATCATTTTTGATAAGTTCTTTAACTATAGCAATATGAGCTTCGTTATGGCGGGTTCTGGCGTTGTTGCAGCCTACAACACCTGCAACGCCGCGGATACGTCCGTTAATTATATTGTCATTTAAGGTATAATAATCCCCGCGGAACGTACCACCAAGTTGATACTTAATTGATTCAACACTAAAGCCGGCAATCTGGGTAGCTTTCTGGCTTGGGATCATAACTTCAGCTCTTCTGTTTTTGAAGTTATCTATAGACATTTTCACAATGCGCTTTGCATCTTCCATTGCATGATGTTCATCAAACTCGACATGAATTACATTATCCTGCTCCATCTTTGCAATCGGATGTGTTGTGATAACTTTGGTATGAAAACACTTTGCAACATTGGCAAGATTCTGGAAAATACACTGAACATCAACAACCATGGCCTCACACGCACCGGTTATAATGGCAAGTTCCTGCTGCAAAAATGTTCCTGCCGGCGGCACGCCATGACGCTGAAGCATTTCATTTCCCGTACAGCAGATTCCGCCAAGCTGAATTCCTTTTGCGCCAACAGATTTTGCATGATCGATCATTTCTTTTGACTGTGAAGCGGCGACTATCATCTCTGAGAGAATCGGCTCATGTCCGTGAATTATAATATTGACATGATCCTGCTTCATTATACCAAGGTTAGCCTCTGATTGGAGCGGAGAAGGCGTACCGAACATAACATCCTGAAGATCGGTTGCGATCATTGAACCACCCCATCCATCAGCCAATGAAGCTCTGGTGCATTGCTTTACAATGTTCTTGTAATCCTGATCAACTCCCATGTGAGTTCTGTGCATTATCTCAACAGTTTCTCTGTCGATGTTTCTTGGAAGAACTCCAAGTTTTTTCCATCTTTCATATAAAGGCTCGGGGGCTCTTTTTAAATTAAGAAGCTCGCCTTCCGGTTTACCCCATTCATTAAGAGCTTTTTCAGCAACTTCAAGGGCTATCTCATCAATATTGCGGTCAACCTCTTTTCCGTCAACCGTAACTTTTGTTTCAACTCCGTAATGGGGAGCAATAGCTATAAGCTTACCAGGATCTTTGATTTTATAATCTGCAGTCTCTTTACGGGCAACAGAAAGAAATACTTCAGCAACTCCACGTCCATGATCAGAGTGTGCAGAAGCACCGGCAGCTACCATTCTTGCAAAATTTCTTGCAGCAATCGTATTTGCAGTTGCACCGCAAAGGCCTTTTCTATCATCTTCGCCTTCAATTCCGGATTTGCCAAGAGGCAGGCGGCAAGGACCCATGGCGCAGTTTTTACAGCAGGTGCCCTGAATACCGATATTGCATGGCTTCATATTTTCAGCTCTGTCAAAAACTGTTTCAACACCCAGTTCCTGGGCACGTTTAATCATAGTTTGAGTCGCAAGGTCCATGGATGCCGCAATCGGATCGGCCAGTTTTTTCTCCTTGGGTGCCTTTACGACCTTATCTTTTGTTTCTTCTGCCATTAGAGGTTCCTCCTCATATTTTTTATTATTCAGGCATCATCACCAAAAAGGTGATAAAAACCATAAATGATCACACAAATTAAATTCTTTTGTGCATTCTGTTCAATTTTTCAAGTATTTTATCGGTTTCCGACTTCTGCTCGGCGGCAGCCGTCATTGCAACCGATTTCTCAGGAGCATCTGTTTTAGCAGCAAGGCGATTTTCGCGTTCCTGTGCTCTTTTATCCCTTATCGCTTGCTCTTCGGCTTCTGCTTTTGATCTTGCTTCTGCTTCCGCTTTGGCCTTTGCATCGGCTTCTGCCTTTACTTTTGCCTCTGCATCTGCTTTTGCTTTTGCCTCTGCATCTGCCTTTGCTTTTGCATCTGCTTCCGCTTTGGCTTTTGCATCTACTTCCGCTTTGGCTTTAGCATCTGCTTCCGCCTTTGCTTTTACAGCCGGATCTACTTCCGCTTTGGCCTTTACTTCTTCTTTAGGAGCAGCAGGTGCTGCTGCTTTCGGCTCGGCTTTAGGAGGAGCAGCTTTAGCTTCAGCCTTTGGCGCTTCCGTTTTTTTGGCTTCAGCTTTCTTTGCCGGCTCAGCTTTTTTAGCTTTTTCTTCTGGTATTGTGAGATCCGGTTCAGGCGATAAAGCTTTAAAATCAATAGCTACATCGTCCAGTTTTTTCTTAATCGGATCAACTGTCTGTAGTGAACCTCCATCTGCAAGACAGTCTATAAAAGACTTTACCATGCGAATAGCTTCAGGATGCCTCATAATCATTATATTCGAACCTGCCAGAAGATAACTAACCGCACCGACAGCTTCCATAAGAATCCCACGTTTTTCGGGATCACCAAGAACGGGAGCTTCTTTTTCCGTCTGCTTTGCTTCTTTGCATTTCCAAACCTCGTTTCCAAGGTTATTAATTATAGGGTACTGCAACTTATCATCACCTTGAGCAAGTGCAGCCATTCTCAAACGTTCCATAACGGAATAAGAATATTCCATTCCATATCCAAGACCGCCAGTTGTGGGATCAACAATAATTTTGTCAGATGATACACCCAAATTTTCAAGAAGGATGTTTATCTGTTTTGCAAGGTTAACATCGATAGGCGATGATGATATAATTGTATGGCCATATCCCATGGCACTTGCGCCTATTCCTTTGTGGTTCTTATCTTCAACGGGCCCCATCGTTAGATTTTCACCCTGACATTCTTCAGCAATTTTCTTTAATACCGCCTCATCTTTCTGGGCGTTGGCACATCCCCAAATAATCAGAGGGACATTAATCGCCGCACTAACTTTTTTTACTGTAGCGGCAATATCTTCAGGTGACGCATCTTTACCATTAGGATCAGCACTTTTTAATTGAAGAACAATCATTTCAGCGCCATATGCATCAACACATTTTTTGGCCCATGCTACAGGGTCGGAAACCACATCTTTAAAATAGCAAAGCACTGATTCCGGCCAGTCTTCCGGTTCAGTGTCCCAGATTTCCATTGCAATCCTGGGTTTATTTGGCATACTCCCTTCAAAAAGATAGAAAGGATAGCATGCCTCACCACCAACAGTAACGGCATTCTCGCCTTTTCCTAATGTGATGCCCTTGATACTGCCGGAATAAGATTCCTTATATATTTCAAAACCCAAAGCAACCTCCTTTTAACAAAAAAGTTAACCCACTGTATTACATGTTAATAAACATTATGGGATTAACAAAAATTATGGGTAAAAAAAAACAACCTCTGCCTTAAAAAATTAAATCAACCCCCCTTTCAATATATTTCCAATTTATTATAAATTTATCTACGCCGGTAGATTTATTGCTGTGAGCATAAAAAAAGAACGGTGTTAAACCATCTTTAAAGCTCGCCTATTAAATTTTCAGCTTTCACATAACAAGTGGACAATTGTACATCAAAACCCAATCATTATAACTATTAAACCATTCTTAACCGGTTAGATAGCCATAAATTTCATGAAGTATTATTAAATATAAAATTCTATATGATTGCCATATATTGAGATTTTAAGTTTGTCAATAATTAACAATCATTAAATGTTTTTAAATTGAAGCCTTGAGAAAACGCTATCTGGCATTTTTGTGTTTTTCATCAAAACGCGCTTTAACTTTGGGAAATTTATTCATATCGGTGTGTGGCAGAAAGAGAGCTGCAATATAATTATCCATATAAGAAGCCGTTTCAGAAAGTTCAAAATTTGTCATCTTCTTAGTTACTTCAACAACATCTTTTCTCACGCGGTTTGTAAGGCAGCTCATTTTTGCTCCAAGCAATGAACCATTTCCAATAAATGTAATCTTTTCAAGATCTATTTCAGGTAACAAGCCTATTGTTATGGATTTTTCAAGATCGACGTAACTTCCGAATCCTCCGGCCAGGATAACACGTTGAAGGTCATTTACTGTAAGGCCTACTTCTTCAAGAAGAGTCAAGCAACCGCTATATATGGCACCTTTTGCGCGAATAAGATTGTCAATATCCGGTTCAGTGATAACGATATCCCTGTCAATCTGTGTCTCATTAGCCCACACTACAACATATTCATACACTCCTTCTGTATCACGAATTCGTGGGATGTTAAGATCTCTGTTAAATTTGCCAAGATTATTTATAACTCCTGCTTCAAACAAAGATGCTACCATTATTATAAGACCTGAGCCGCAGATCCCTTTGGGGCTTATATTGCCGATAGTAATATTCATAGGCTCAAACGTTACAGGATCTATTGAAAAATCCTCGATAGCCCCTTTTGTGGCACGCATTCCAAACTTAACTCCGCCACCCTCAAATGCCGGACCCGCCGAACAGGCGGCACATGCAAACCAGTCTTTGTTGCCTATCACTATCTCCGCGTTTGTTCCTATATCCATGTAAAGTGTTAGTTCTTCCGAACGATACATACCGGAACCCATAACTCCTGCTACAATATCCCCACCTACATAACTTGAAATTTGTGGATAAACGAGAGCATTGACATGATCTCCAAGTTCGATTCCGAGAAAAGCGGCTTTTATAGGCGGATAAAGCGTGGCCGCAGGAACATATGGCGACCTGCGAATATACCGTGTATTAACTTTGAGCAAAAGCTGGGTCATTGTCGTATTTCCAGCAATGGTTATAGCTGATATTTCATCAGGATCTATTCCGGACCGTTTAATTATTTTTTTAATAATTATATTTATTGTTTTGATAATTACAGCATGCAGCTTTTCCAGCCCGCCAGGTTTTTCAGAATACACAATTCTGCTTATTACATCTTCCCCATAGCTTATCTGAGCATTGAAATCTCCATGTTGCGCAAGCACCTCACCACTAACTATATCAATTAACTGCCCATATACAGTAGTAGTCCCTATATCCATTGCAATGGCATAATTCTGTTTAGTGGTGTCACCTTCCTTTATATTAATAATATGGGTCTTTC encodes the following:
- a CDS encoding dihydropteroate synthase, with amino-acid sequence MLLIGESLNVISKKIGKAFKERDPKPIQEEALFQKEKGMDYIDINLGPAKKDGHELMPWVVEVVQEVVSDVPLVLDTSNIGAIEAALKVCKLPPLINSIMCRPERYEKMIPLAAEYNADFIALMWGPDGLPRDENERAALCVELLYAANEAGIPNEKIWVDGIVTPVNIQQPQLISLMEFQAMIEDIAPGAKSTCGLSNISNGPPVHLRPILNQTYMVMLGRKGMYSVISDPLDLQLTEIAKGKRQDIIDLIYATMDGNEPDMASLSKEMQDYVKTTNVILGKTLYSDSWLEV
- a CDS encoding acetyl-CoA decarbonylase/synthase complex subunit gamma is translated as MALTGIQIFKLLPKTNCKECGVPTCLAFAMNLASGKAELDSCPYVSDEAKEQLSAASAPPIRPVVVGKGVRSITTGGETVQYRHEKTFFNPTAFAALVNSDIKDAELKDKLKVWNAFQYERVGLNLRPEIIALKDAKGDGKEFAKKAKLIAETSEFNLILMSDNADVMKAGVEACKFKKPLIYAATEGNVDAMGEIAKANDLPLAVKANSVEGLIPLTDKLTGMGLKDLIVDPGSREIKQSLEDLVAIRRAALKSGNRSLGFSTITFPCEMASNLDMETLIAATHVAKYGGIVVMSDFKSESVFPLLLERLNIFTDPQRPMTVTEGIYPIGNPDENSPVLITTNFALTYFIVSGEIESSKIPAWLLIKDSEGLSVMTAWAAGKFSGDDVGVFVKKCGITDKVKHQQIIIPGYAAAIAGDMEEELPGWTIKVGPREAAHIPAFLKAM
- the cdhC gene encoding CO dehydrogenase/CO-methylating acetyl-CoA synthase complex subunit beta; amino-acid sequence: MSRLVAFAAIQGGYNIVSKVEGLYKKALATYSADTKVGFPNTAYYLPVIYSLLGMKVETLEDMKKPLEFARGLLPPHVKGSHHLPYLGPLLDAGMAALFAFEIEEAIRYLNTPDFYLHSEDIDQEAGKIWLGAADDTVFRKRGVEFVDGSAPGFAAIVGAAPDPETAKLIVEEYQKRSLYIFLAANQNGTTVAEQLIEAGVQIGWNTRIVPFGPDISSAIFALGFANRAAMAFGGIKPGDYKRMLLYNKDRVFAFVNALGDVNAEWAAAAAGCVNWGFPTLADTDIPEILPTGICTYEHVVANVPHDEMVQRSVEIRGLKVTVSKIDIPCSFGPAYEGERVRGADLYCQMGGGKSTAIELVKMAEMNEIEDGKVEVIGPDIKDVKPGASFDLGIYVQIAGREFQADFEPILERQIHHLVNYIQSIMHIGQRDIAWVRVSKAAVDKGFSLKDIGVVLHAKFHQDFQKIVDKVQVTLYTKKEDVEKLAKRARAEYRTRDERVEKMTDESVETYYSCTLCQSFAPNHVCTVSPERTGLCGAYNWMDCKASFEINPTGPNQPIEKGECLDPVLGQWKGVNDFIFKASRGAVTHYNFYSMIKDPMTTCGCCEAIAATLPTCNGVMTVHRDYSGETPCGMKFTTLAGVMGGGASSPGFVGHSKFNVTQGKFLLGDGGLLRMVWMPKSLKEEIKDRIIKRGTALGYPNLYDMIADETVGITEEEIMPFLQKVGHPALTMPSLLG
- the cooS gene encoding anaerobic carbon-monoxide dehydrogenase catalytic subunit, with the protein product MAEETKDKVVKAPKEKKLADPIAASMDLATQTMIKRAQELGVETVFDRAENMKPCNIGIQGTCCKNCAMGPCRLPLGKSGIEGEDDRKGLCGATANTIAARNFARMVAAGASAHSDHGRGVAEVFLSVARKETADYKIKDPGKLIAIAPHYGVETKVTVDGKEVDRNIDEIALEVAEKALNEWGKPEGELLNLKRAPEPLYERWKKLGVLPRNIDRETVEIMHRTHMGVDQDYKNIVKQCTRASLADGWGGSMIATDLQDVMFGTPSPLQSEANLGIMKQDHVNIIIHGHEPILSEMIVAASQSKEMIDHAKSVGAKGIQLGGICCTGNEMLQRHGVPPAGTFLQQELAIITGACEAMVVDVQCIFQNLANVAKCFHTKVITTHPIAKMEQDNVIHVEFDEHHAMEDAKRIVKMSIDNFKNRRAEVMIPSQKATQIAGFSVESIKYQLGGTFRGDYYTLNDNIINGRIRGVAGVVGCNNARTRHNEAHIAIVKELIKNDVIVLTTGCNGIACAMEGLLTPETAAVYCGPGLAEVCETVGIPPVLHMGSCVDNSRLLLAATEVVKAGGLGKDICDLPLAGSAPEWMSEKAISIGHYFVTSGVYTVFGLHLPMSGAPVFQDYMYKDLEKIYGGMWDCEADPIKHAHKMIAHIDKKRKALGIDKARDRVLMDMADRMKLEAM
- a CDS encoding acetyl-CoA decarbonylase/synthase complex subunit delta, coding for MGFEIYKESYSGSIKGITLGKGENAVTVGGEACYPFYLFEGSMPNKPRIAMEIWDTEPEDWPESVLCYFKDVVSDPVAWAKKCVDAYGAEMIVLQLKSADPNGKDASPEDIAATVKKVSAAINVPLIIWGCANAQKDEAVLKKIAEECQGENLTMGPVEDKNHKGIGASAMGYGHTIISSSPIDVNLAKQINILLENLGVSSDKIIVDPTTGGLGYGMEYSYSVMERLRMAALAQGDDKLQYPIINNLGNEVWKCKEAKQTEKEAPVLGDPEKRGILMEAVGAVSYLLAGSNIMIMRHPEAIRMVKSFIDCLADGGSLQTVDPIKKKLDDVAIDFKALSPEPDLTIPEEKAKKAEPAKKAEAKKTEAPKAEAKAAPPKAEPKAAAPAAPKEEVKAKAEVDPAVKAKAEADAKAKAEVDAKAKAEADAKAKADAEAKAKADAEAKVKAEADAKAKAEAEARSKAEAEEQAIRDKRAQERENRLAAKTDAPEKSVAMTAAAEQKSETDKILEKLNRMHKRI
- a CDS encoding DUF4445 domain-containing protein, which gives rise to MHQVIFYPHNITISAEKGYNLLRLAMEAGVHVNASCGGEGVCGKCLVIIEEGEVEGGITEKLSDDDINKGYRQACLSKIKSDLKVRIPVESSIDSSVLNMQPTPRRTARIKDMNFDELKEKGLFIPPVEKRYLELPEPTAQDNLPDVSRLVSYLKANYDEHRLVVDLPVIRKISDILRKDDFKITATLARPVHEGRKTHIINIKEGDTTKQNYAIAMDIGTTTVYGQLIDIVSGEVLAQHGDFNAQISYGEDVISRIVYSEKPGGLEKLHAVIIKTINIIIKKIIKRSGIDPDEISAITIAGNTTMTQLLLKVNTRYIRRSPYVPAATLYPPIKAAFLGIELGDHVNALVYPQISSYVGGDIVAGVMGSGMYRSEELTLYMDIGTNAEIVIGNKDWFACAACSAGPAFEGGGVKFGMRATKGAIEDFSIDPVTFEPMNITIGNISPKGICGSGLIIMVASLFEAGVINNLGKFNRDLNIPRIRDTEGVYEYVVVWANETQIDRDIVITEPDIDNLIRAKGAIYSGCLTLLEEVGLTVNDLQRVILAGGFGSYVDLEKSITIGLLPEIDLEKITFIGNGSLLGAKMSCLTNRVRKDVVEVTKKMTNFELSETASYMDNYIAALFLPHTDMNKFPKVKARFDEKHKNAR